The Plodia interpunctella isolate USDA-ARS_2022_Savannah chromosome 22, ilPloInte3.2, whole genome shotgun sequence genome includes the window ATGCATATATGTTACCTAGGTGTAACCAACTGAGTCCGGCTACACCCGGTCACAGGTAGACCGGCAGACCGGTACACAGGTTTAGCCGGGGTGGTGACGGAATCTAGATCTAGCCAAAGATAAGCAGGCtagatataattatctaaGGCCGGCTCCACCTAGGTCAAGCTGTATGTACTTTGGGGTTTAGCCGTTACATATATTCAGCATGTATTGGTTCGTTTCGTGCTGACATCAGCGTATGTTccatattgaattattttctgtGGTTATCTTGCCAAGTAccaaatagtttatttactaaaGATAAATTGAATTTCAGGCAACTGAAATTCATGAGGAAAAAGCGGATGAATGTGATGAAAATTGAATTAGATCGCAAGCCAAACCCGGTGCCTGTGGTGAAGTACGGGAGGGGTGGAGGAGAAATCGAAATCACTACAGTAGGTTGGGGAGCAAAAAAGGTAAGAACAATTAATATGATTTGgaattatgacgtgaaaatgtgctTGTATCTTCCACTATTAGTGTGCTTGTATCTTTGGTCTCACGATATACGTATACGATTATACGAAGGGTCATTTTTACTGGAACTAATTCTGCTTTATCTATTCAATTGAAGAGtttagaaaattattgtaaaatataacgttAGTTCGAACCGCGCGCGTTATCGAAGTTGCGGTCACACctattctgaataaatgatttggcTTTGATGAATGTTTGGAttcctacatttgttaattgaggtctttggagaaaaggccacggtgaagtttgttgcgccgcttcttcttcacctgcgctttggaagtcggcagtagacttagtttttaagtatttttttttgacgtcgataagtgatgtatatcatcctatattgaataaagaattttgaatttgattttttagaTGTGTGACCGTTGTTGCAGGTTACCCATAATGTTGGAGATCAGTACTTGTCGTTCACCGTGCTCGATATCTATCCTGTCCAAGAATGTCAAGTTGTTTACTCTCAGTAAGTGCTCACAGTTATTCAGCGTAATTTAATAGAGTAACATAATAGAGTAGTTCTCTTTTTGaccctatttttttttgaagcagtggtggtgtaatggttaaaacacCCGCCTGTGCATTGAAAGGTCTAAGATTCGTaacctactcgtgccatagtttgtataccaatttgactcatatatagtagttttcatagaccactacaagcttccggtgaaggaaaatcaTCGTGAgggaacctgcacactggttgacagtttagtttattagtgTCTATGCGAAtatctgccactagatggcggtaagtagtcgtaaaagtcatgtcagatgcctttaggagacttgaataaaatctgacaccagtgttagcaataacacactcgatgtGATGATGACTTTACGccacaatatttcttttatctatgacgCCACGTCTGTGTCCCAATGGGGTACGCAGAGAATAGAGTTTTCCACTCGCCACGATCCTGACAAATCTCACTCGCTTCCTCTATACTCAATCACTCTCTTGAACTCTCTTCTTGCTATAATAGTAGTAACTTTcatattagtataatataggtacggcaaaaactttttttcagCATGTTTTACGCAGTATAAGTATACTGCGTAAACTACAagcagaaaaaatatttttggccaATATGTACTCGAGTAGGATATAAAAGGGCTTTGTAAGGtggtttcaaaaatatatacctacaacttgatatttaattgtatattaatttaatgagtAAAAGAAACTAAACTGAATAGAGGGCAGTCaggatttttaattgttataaaagtcCAAAGTGTCCCTTACAGGATTAAAAAGCTCGCATAAAAAGGAATTTTCCTCTCGCGTTCTCCGAGGTTGTGGATTGCCGTGATTTTCCCTAAAGAATACAAGATGAAGTTCTTCAAAAAGGGCgtgaaaatattcattcacCCCACGTGTgacacccgttgatgagctacggtgccatgtacacaggcagacagacacacttagcggtcaaacttataacacccagctctttttgcgtcggagattaaaaaaacaaaaagcaaaTATACTTGAgtgttatttcattttcaggGAATACGTCACGCAGAAAAACTTTTGTGCTGGATTTATGTCTCGCGGCGGTGGAGCTTGCAACGTGggtatctctctctcatctgagcggtCGCCGGAGTCTTGTTTCCTACGTCTTCTCTTGCATTTTGCTCGGTCGTCGTCATCTTTATCTGCCTAGTCAGACCAATGCCATTTATATACATCCTTGTCAACGTGATACCAGCACTTTTTGGGTTCTTCTTCTGCGAGACCCGATTAGTAACAGATTAGTACGCCCAGTCATTTGTGAGTAATCGTAATTGTTGAGAATCTCAGAAGaaactaggtacctaattacCCTACTAGGTATATGCTATTTCAGGTTTTATTCTACCCACATGTCgagttttatcaaaatccaCCCAGTAGTCAAAAAAGAAATCTTCTCCCTTATCGTAaaattcacaataaaataataataataatatagtattctATTATTCATATAATGGTAGGCCCTTCTAGCGTGATAGAGTCcaacattgtttaaataagtttctttcggtatttctGTTTAGCAGTACAGTATCGTTCCGAAATTTCACAGTTTGTAGTATTGAAGAAATATGGAATTAAAATCTTGACTTGAAACAGTGCCCGTGAAGACTAAATTTCGAAACAAATGGTCtttgacatttattaattcaattgGATTCTAGAAAGATATAGGTGGTCCGGGGATCCTCAACGGCGTCCTTGTGGGTGTGGTCAGCTTCGGGTCCGCTGCGTGCGGCACCCCTGACGCGCCGACCGTCTTCACCAAGGTTGGATTCTACGCCGACTGGATCGACAGCATTATAGAACAGGTTGGTGTATTCTCCATCCTCATTTAGATTTCTGCTCCCTGCTTCTTCTTCTCATTGTGTCGACGAATCAGATTTGTGAAGACCAATAAGATTAACAGCATTAgctaaaacttataaaatggTACTAAACAATGTCATGTTTATTGCAGAACGTTGCCAGGGTCAAAAAGAGAACTACTCTATTACGTCCTCTGGACCTAACCCCGCCCATCTTCTATACCTCACCCAAAACCACTTTCCAAGTGACCCCGATGTtaagaataaagaaaaaagcaAGAGAAATGGAACAGATTGAGATGTTAAGAGAAATACAGACGAAAGGCCTTTTGAAGGAATTCGTAAATAAAGTGATTGGCAGCGATGAAGCCAGAGATTTGCTGCGAGAAGCTGAAGCAGTCGATATAATGGAAAACCTTGAAAAAGGAACAAGAAGTCAACACACATCTACTACTACTATGGCAACAAAACCATTGACTATACCTACCATCCCTGAACTTGACTTgaatttttatagtaattcgTCTTCAGAAACAATAGAAGAACTATCAGAACTCGAAGCAGATGTAACTAAGTCTGTAGATAAAGACAAAGCACTGGAAACACAAATCGAGAGAGACGTTATGGATATAATAGACAAAATGAACGAATTCGTCAACGATAccaaaacaaatgtaaaaaaattagaacAGAACTATGATGATAGCGATACGAAAAACTTTTTGAAGGTATTGTACTTACCAGAAAAGAAGAGAAATTTGAGTACTACAAGCGCTGTTTCTGAGGAAATAAATGAAGGGATACAGATTCCTTTAGAAATACCCTCGCAACCGTCCCTTGATCTCacttatagaaataataaaacagataCAGAAATATTCCTGTCGAGGCAAGACTTAATAGACTTATTTTCTGAAGCTCTCAAGGAGGAAatccaaattaaaacaaaggcAACTCCAGGAATCGTAGTGCAGAGAAGTGAAACGAGCACTAGTACAATAAAACGGAACGCGACGTTATCACTAAACGAAATGAAAATCTCTTATTTGGAAcaactaaaaaagaaaacagtttACACAAAGAATTGAGAGGAAATATTATCGGggcaagcttttatttaggtGCATTAAAATGTGCAATTTCACGTcggttttgttattttttatcaattccaTCGATGTTAGCCAAGAACGGGCACTATGTGATTCTTACTCTAGGCTAAATACCCCAGGATCGACCTCTAATCGGCAACGCGCTTGAGACTTCAGACGGGTGTGTATGTGTGGACTTGCTGTTACCAGTAAGTCCACGAGTCTCATTCTAGTAGCAGTAAGATCCAATTAACAGTAACAATTCCAGAATAGTTGAAgggaaataaaacaatgcaaAATCCAAAAAAGAacgtaattttattgaaatataaggAGAAAATACATGACTACATAATACCAAATCACGAAGAATCCTATGGTCTAAGATGCAGCCGAGGAAGCATCTTCTCTcatcaataaaatgattttgacTAAGTTCATGTTGGTTGACATGTAAACGCCCttcattattacaatttccaaataaatcttaattataTCAGGATATTAATAGCTGAAGGTCATCAATTTACGAGtcatgtaatatataaacttgatCAAAATCATGTAACGGATAAGGGAAGATGCTTTTCAAGCCAAATCTATAACTTTACTTGTATGTTactgaaacaaaagaaaaatataatatgttaataaaacaCCAATAATAGTGCGAAGAAAAAATTATCGAATAAGAGATTTTACGAAATCTggcgataaattaaaatcatgacGGCTATTGCATAGGAAAATCATTTGATCAATCTTATTAGATAGTTATGCATTAAATAGctaatttcaatgaaatgcTTTGTATTTGATTACATCATAAAGCACATAAAGCTCCATGGTTAAGGTACATATTTTGggaatcaaaaattaatttagtataaagTAGTCGATATTTACCATCGGTCTGTACAGCAAGGGTATATTGCTCTCGTTTTTCttgtattagttttaatttatgtacttctTTTCGTAtagttattacaaataaacaaacaatcatcatcagccattttaatgtccCCGCTGCAGgcgcactggccttccttattGATGGAGAATGAGTTTAGCCTATGAGTTACCAAGAGAATAAAGAATTAACCGTCAAATTACCTTCCATCTATCATTGTCGTAGTCCCATTTGGAGGATATACCGTCGATGGGGTTCACTCGTAATTCCAGCATTCTTCTTAACTGGGCCTTCTGCGATTCTTTTGACAGCGACGCTGGTAGTGGTTCAGTCACTGTAACAATCAAACGtgttgatagatagataaaccgTTTATTCAACTGTTAGGCGAAGATAAATAACAGattctaaatattaaactCGAAACTCAGCGACACTGTACTAACGAAAGTGCAAAATGCTGGTGTTCAGGTTGTCGATAGTTTTATTATCGATTGTTGGCTTtgaaaatcatataaattacCGATAATTAGTTGTATCGATAGTGGCTTTTTAATGAGcaacacaattattattttttagccgaaatatttttccatttccAAAATTAGAACCAACCTAACCTACAGTTTTGTTAACATATCCTTCAGTTCATCAGTTAGTATATATTCTTCTTAGTTGAGGTTTAAGcagttatgattttttttaagaagactaaatttcgaaacaaatggtctttgacatttattaattcaattgGATTCTAGAAAGATATAGGTGGTCCGGGGATCCTCAACGGCGTCCTTGTGGGTGTGGTCAGCTTCGGGTCCGCTGCGTGCGGCACCCCTGACGCGCCGACCGTCTTCACCAAGGTTGGATTCTACGCCGACTGGATCGACAGCATTATAGAACAGGTTGGTGTATTCTCCATCCTCATTTAGATTTCTGCTCCCTGCTTCTTCTTCTCATTGTGTCGACGAATCAGATTTGTGAAGACCAATAAGATTAACAGCATTAgctaaaacttataaaatggTACTAAACAATGTCATGTTTATTGCAGAACGTTGCCAGGGTCAAAAAGAGAACTACTCTATTACGTCCTCTGGACCTAACCCCGCCCATCTTCTATACCTCACCCAAAACCACTTTCCAAGTGACCCCGATGTtaagaataaagaaaaaagcaAGAGAAATGGAACAGATTGAGATGTTAAGAGAAATACAGACGAAAGGCCTTTTGAAGGAATTCGTAAATAAAGTGATTGGCAGCGATGAAGCCAGAGATTTGCTGCGAGAAGCTGAAGCAGTCGATATAATGGAAAACCTTGAAAAAGGAACAAGAAGTCAACACACATCTACTACTACTATGGCAACAAAACCATTGACTATACCTACCATCCCTGAACTTGACTTgaatttttatagtaattcgTCTTCAGAAACAATAGAAGAACTATCAGAACTCGAAGCAGATGTAACTAAGTCTGTAGATAAAGACAAAGCACTGGAAACACAAATCGAGAGAGACGTTATGGATATAATAGACAAAATGAACGAATTCGTCAACGATAccaaaacaaatgtaaaaaaattagaacAGAACTATGATGATAGCGATACGAAAAACTTTTTGAAGGTATTGTACTTACCAGAAAAGAAGAGAAATTTGAGTACTACAAGCGCTGTTTCTGAGGAAATAAATGAAGGGATACAGATTCCTTTAGAAATACCCTCGCAACCGTCCCTTGATCTCacttatagaaataataaaacagataCAGAAATATTCCTGTCGAGGCAAGACTTAATAGACTTATTTTCTGAAGCTCTCAAGGAGGAAatccaaattaaaacaaaggcAACTCCAGGAATCGTAGTGCAGAGAAGTGAAACGAGCACTAGTACAATAAAACGGAACGCGACGTTATCACTAAACGAAATGAAAATCTCTTATTTGGAAcaactaaaaaagaaaacagtttACACAAAGAATTGAGAGGAAATATTATCGGggcaagcttttatttaggtGCATTAAAATGTGCAATTTCACGTcggttttgttattttttatcaattccaTCGATGTTAGCCAAGAACGGGCACTATGTGATTCTTACTCTAGGCTAAATACCCCAGGATCGACCTCTAATCGGCAACGCGCTTGAGACTTCAGACGGGTGTGTATGTGTGGACTTGCTGTTACCAGTAAGTCCACGAGTCTCATTCTAGTAGCAGTAAGATCCAATTAACAGTAACAATTCCAGAATAGTTGAAgggaaataaaacaatgcaaAATCCAAAAAAGAacgtaattttattgaaatataaggAGAAAATACATGACTACATAATACCAAATCACGAAGAATCCTATGGTCTAAGATGCAGCCGAGGAAGCATCTTCTCTcatcaataaaatgattttgacTAAGTTCATGTTGGTTGACATGTAAACGCCCttcattattacaatttccaaataaatcttaattataTCAGGATATTAATAGCTGAAGGTCATCAATTTACGAGtcatgtaatatataaacttgatCAAAATCATGTAACGGATAAGGGAAGATGCTTTTCAAGCCAAATCTATAACTTTACTTGTATGTTactgaaacaaaagaaaaatataatatgttaataaaacaCCAATAATAGTGCGAAGAAAAAATTATCGAATAAGAGATTTTACGAAATCTggcgataaattaaaatcatgacGGCTATTGCATAGGAAAATCATTTGATCAATCTTATTAGATAGTTATGCATTAAATAGctaatttcaatgaaatgcTTTGTATTTGATTACATCATAAAGCACATAAAGCTCCATGGTTAAGGTACATATTTTGggaatcaaaaattaatttagtataaagTAGTCGATATTTACCATCGGTCTGTACAGCAAGGGTATATTGCTCTCGTTTTTCttgtattagttttaatttatgtacttctTTTCGTAtagttattacaaataaacaaacaatcatcatcagccattttaatgtccCCGCTGCAGgcgcactggccttccttattGATGGAGAATGAGTTTAGCCTATGAGTTACCAAGAGAATAAAGAATTAACCGTCAAATTACCTTCCATCTATCATTGTCGTAGTCCCATTTGGAGGATATACCGTCGATGGGGTTCACTCGTAATTCCAGCATTCTTCTTAACTGGGCCTTCTGCGATTCTTTTGACAGCGACGCTGGTAGTGGTTCAGTCACTGTAACAATCAAACGtgttgatagatagataaaccgTTTATTCAACTGTTAGGCGAAGATAAATAACAGattctaaatattaaactCGAAACTCAGCGACACTGTACTAACGAAAGTGCAAAATGCTGGTGTTCAGGTTGTCGATAGTTTTATTATCGATTGTTGGCTTtgaaaatcatataaattacCGATAATTAGTTGTATCGATAGTGGCTTTTTAATGAGcaacacaattattattttttagccgaaatatttttccatttccAAAATTAGAACCAACCTAACCTACAGTTTTGTTAACATATCCTTCAGTTCATCAGTTAGTATATATTCTTCTTAGTTGAGGTTTAAGcagttatgatttttttttaaatatgctgAATTTGTGCTTTTGTTTGACCAAAACACtaactttttattactttcgGAACaatgttaattgttttttaaaatttgtagctGTGATATTTCcgaatagataaaataaatacctaattaatacTTTCTCTACTTctgtgtataataaatagcCCAAGCGTAGAACACGGCCACTCCCTGCCTCCCACGGCATTGAGTCTCCCCTATTGAGTGTGTTAGGACATTGAGGACAACTATTAATTTTGGTTGGCTATGCCCCATAACGCGGCTCCAATGCGGATTGATGAATATGTTTCAACGACTGCAAATGCAGTTGTAATGCCCTTACTTGTTCAACTGTCTAAAGTGCCTTGCTAAGAAGAAACGATTACATTTTGACCAGCCAGCCCTTGTCCAAACATTGCGATAGTTGTTTAAACTGATCATATAATCATCGAGTTCCTCAGAAGTGTAGCTGAAAATAACCAATTAAATCAAAGAATTcacaagattaaaaaaaatatcgctgAAGCAACTCACCATAATAATGATAGAATGTCATGGCCCAAAAACCGAAGCTGGTACAGATTAAGACAGCTCCAAAGACAAACTTCCAGTAACCGGTGGGGTATTGGAATTCCGCAAATGTCTGGCAGAACGATGCCCGATACAGAGCTTTTTTCTCTTCACAGCATAATTGTTTCCAATCACCCTTTTCTTTTTCCCGTAGTGCCTGGAAGCGTGGAATGAATTACTTATTAAGTACTTCTTCACATCTGTTGTTGTCTCTTCACGGTGCTCCAGGTTCCCTAGTTTGGGAGCCGATGTTTATATTAACTgtcaaacatttttgttatgtacattaacgcattttattttcttttgaagtTAAGGCTTTAATCGACTCGTATGACAGTCCTAGTAGAATACGAAGTGGTGACGTGACGGTATTCCAGGGCGAAAACCAAACGccaagtattttaattattaactaaactttaaaaaatcgcACAAGATGACGCATTAGACGCGTGAGATAAATGTAGTCTGTAGTAAGCGTAAAATACGTTTCTAGAACTTCACAGGTCACTCGTCAGGAACTCATCAACGattgaaaacatttaaacAGAAATTAGTCTgtttaaatgttttcaatCGTTGATGAGTTTCCTCGTTGGGAGCACATTCCGGGTGTATAGTTATGTAATGCTTATTAGAATTAGAACTGAAGCCGCACTTGTCAGTCTAACAACTCTGTTGTATAAGCGGAAGTAACTAGTCCAAATTTAGTTTTCAAGATTTGaccctaaaattaaaaaaaagttaataaagttCTCAAAAACAAGATTACATAAATACCAAATGCAGAAAGAACTTTTAATTGAATCAAAGTTATATGCTAGAATGAATACAGCATGTGTTTTTCTGCCACTTGGTTCTTGTTCAAAAACTCCtctcaatttttttcagcACTGAATCTAACTatcatcaaattaaattcGCTTCCGGTATTTGCTTTTTAGGATACAGTACAGGTGTTTCAAAAAACCGTTAATAGAGTAAACTGGCCTGAAGGAGGAACTTTGATAATGAGATAACTTTAGTAGACTCTCGAGTTC containing:
- the LOC128679580 gene encoding serine protease nudel-like; the encoded protein is MFSKLFIVFLFVNIFSDASALVELPQVEENNILETDTAIRQTTNNLFSLLNLKLNKDRPNLKQYSLIHNYLVSTTLQDYTNLKEIAKLTRVDKTRLNNETRNFMAVVIEILNEDIKHDTVTEDEYVIKHIEGFLTNLDLYTGRYDYSENISDEIVSYIFKILEKNRTFSEALNKTDSDKSWLESDEDSHNLINDNEFWVPSARRIFQGQKAKIKDFPFLASIHVFNQFQCAGSIIKSDLIITAASCLQLSWNNRFFRENPKFLTARVGSSFHTTGGENIEVLEIYFHPNYDPKSLKNNLCVLRLLRQLKFMRKKRMNVMKIELDRKPNPVPVVKYGRGGGEIEITTVGWGAKKVTHNVGDQYLSFTVLDIYPVQECQVVYSQEYVTQKNFCAGFMSRGGGACNKDIGGPGILNGVLVGVVSFGSAACGTPDAPTVFTKVGFYADWIDSIIEQNVARVKKRTTLLRPLDLTPPIFYTSPKTTFQVTPMLRIKKKAREMEQIEMLREIQTKGLLKEFVNKVIGSDEARDLLREAEAVDIMENLEKGTRSQHTSTTTMATKPLTIPTIPELDLNFYSNSSSETIEELSELEADVTKSVDKDKALETQIERDVMDIIDKMNEFVNDTKTNVKKLEQNYDDSDTKNFLKVLYLPEKKRNLSTTSAVSEEINEGIQIPLEIPSQPSLDLTYRNNKTDTEIFLSRQDLIDLFSEALKEEIQIKTKATPGIVVQRSETSTSTIKRNATLSLNEMKISYLEQLKKKTVYTKN
- the LOC128679587 gene encoding cytochrome c oxidase subunit 4 isoform 1, mitochondrial-like codes for the protein MSFLAIKASNFVVSRNIQIRTIYGRCRTGNRDLVGFGINGCANYKDCPHFPYPAVRFKENTKDICALREKEKGDWKQLCCEEKKALYRASFCQTFAEFQYPTGYWKFVFGAVLICTSFGFWAMTFYHYYVTEPLPASLSKESQKAQLRRMLELRVNPIDGISSKWDYDNDRWK
- the LOC128679586 gene encoding uncharacterized protein LOC128679586 → MLKDIGGPGILNGVLVGVVSFGSAACGTPDAPTVFTKVGFYADWIDSIIEQNVARVKKRTTLLRPLDLTPPIFYTSPKTTFQVTPMLRIKKKAREMEQIEMLREIQTKGLLKEFVNKVIGSDEARDLLREAEAVDIMENLEKGTRSQHTSTTTMATKPLTIPTIPELDLNFYSNSSSETIEELSELEADVTKSVDKDKALETQIERDVMDIIDKMNEFVNDTKTNVKKLEQNYDDSDTKNFLKVLYLPEKKRNLSTTSAVSEEINEGIQIPLEIPSQPSLDLTYRNNKTDTEIFLSRQDLIDLFSEALKEEIQIKTKATPGIVVQRSETSTSTIKRNATLSLNEMKISYLEQLKKKTVYTKN